The genomic window AAAGAGATGATGACTTCTTCGATGACGGCTTTGACGATTACGACAATGAATTGAATGATTTTGATGACGCAATCAGTGAAGCTGATTATGATGATGAGTATCAAGATGATTTTGACGAAGATCTTGATTCTGACTACGATGAAGATGATGACGAAGACTTTTCAGGTGTAGAGTTCGATGATGAGATTGATTATGATGATTTCGACGAGTAGGTAAGTCTTCAATAAAGAAGGCTTTAATCAAAGATTAAAGCCTTTCTGCCTCAAACCATAGGTTTTCTATTTCATAAAATTGACGAGTTTTCTTTTCCATTAAATGAATGATAATGGGATCACAATCTAGTAATACCCAATCTGTAATATCAAGCTTTCTTAGGGCTGTATTTGTCTTAATGTTATTCTTTTTAAAATACTGATTAAGTAAATCAACTAACCCTCTTAACTGTCCCTGACTATTAACAGAAGCAACTATAAAAATATCTGCCCAGCTACATTTACCTGAAACATCAAGTGTCACGATGTCTTCGGCTTTGTTATCATCTAAAAATAAGGCAATCCCCTTACTTATCTCCAGTACTTCAGTTTTATTTAACATATCTTCCATCAAAATCCCTTCCTAATATTATTGTAATATCTGCAGTAGTCCCATCATCGTCTGGTGTGGTTTGAATACGATCACACTGAATAATCTTAGCCACTCTTTCTGCTGCAGCAGAATTTCCTCTATGGTCAAGTATAACAGTATTTTCATAATTAT from Spirochaeta cellobiosiphila DSM 17781 includes these protein-coding regions:
- the rsfS gene encoding ribosome silencing factor, yielding MEDMLNKTEVLEISKGIALFLDDNKAEDIVTLDVSGKCSWADIFIVASVNSQGQLRGLVDLLNQYFKKNNIKTNTALRKLDITDWVLLDCDPIIIHLMEKKTRQFYEIENLWFEAERL